A stretch of the Aphis gossypii isolate Hap1 chromosome 2, ASM2018417v2, whole genome shotgun sequence genome encodes the following:
- the LOC114120701 gene encoding UDP-glucosyltransferase 2, whose translation MRSGAIRSVVVGSLLWSIGCLSTIAGHRILACEPSPGYSHWTVMSAVLESLLAAGHEVVCTAVHPATDRLAAHPNYTHVDMSSSLAGGLLQTARDVKYAHVMRIFRSNAFMVGQATARAQRVCEYISDMPEMQGILNGGGASEFDAVVMESLHSECMSALPDRLGLPAVYVVPSPTVNWMPVATGAPDHPSYLGALLADRPTPATFGHRLANALVYAHTALVRWYNDAGRDRRWPEHRHTMLFVNTHHSIEPARPIGPNVLEIGGIHLNRPLEPLPGDLSDVLDKSNEFGVIVFTFGSLVAMDTLPANVLKAFKIVFSQLPQTIIWKYENDHMPDKPENVMLYKWLPQRAILQHPNVKLFISHGGMSGIYETVSAGVPVLGMPLFYDQPRNIQNLVDLGMALSMEINNLTRTTLYEAINRLIKDQSFSENAKRVSSLFRDRPMTPSESVVYWVEYLIRHGTEANIRPLSADSSWTSHFMLDICVALTTALLILWFLKRAIAHAVFNKSIPSAVK comes from the exons atGCGTTCCGGAGCAATCCGTTCGGTCGTCGTCGGTTCGCTGCTGTGGTCGATCGGCTGCTTGTCGACGATCGCTGGTCACCGGATCTTGGCGTGCGAGCCCAGCCCCGGATACAGCCATTGGACGGTCATGTCAGCCGTGCTGGAGAGCTTGTTGGCCGCCGGGCACGAGGTGGTGTGCACGGCCGTGCATCCGGCCACCGACCGGTTGGCCGCGCATCCCAACTACACGCACGTGGACATGTCGTCGTCGCTGGCCGGCGGACTACTGCAAACGGCCAGGGACGTGAAATACGCGCACGTGATGAGAATCTTCCGGTCGAACGCGTTCATGGTGGGACAGGCCACCGCCCGGGCGCAGCGAGTGTGCGAGTACATTTCCGACATGCCGGAAATGCAGGGCATACTGAACGGCGGCGGCGCGAGCGAGTTCGACGCCGTCGTCATGGAGTCGCTGCACTCGGAGTGCATGTCCGCGCTGCCGGACAGGCTGGGCTTGCCGGCCGTCTACGTGGTCCCGTCCCCGACCGTCAACTGGATGCCGGTGGCCACGGGCGCCCCCGACCACCCGTCGTACCTGGGCGCCCTGCTCGCCGACCGGCCGACACCCGCGACGTTCGGCCACCGGCTGGCCAACGCACTGGTGTACGCTCACACCGCACTAGTGCGGTGGTACAACGACGCGGGCCGCGACCGCCGGTGGCCGGAGCACCGGCACACCATGTTGTTCGTCAACACTCACCACTCGATAGAACCGGCCCGGCCGATCGGACCCAACGTCCTGGAAATTGGCGGCATACACCTGAACCGGCCGCTCGAACCGCTTCCCGGA GATTTATCAGATGTGCTGGACAAGAGCAATGAATTTGGCGTAATAGTATTTACTTTTGGTTCTTTGGTGGCTATGGATACACTACCCGCTAATGTATTAAAAGCGTTTAAAATCGTGTTTAGCCAACTTCCCCAAACGATTATTTGGAAGTACGAGAACGATCACATGCCCGATAAGCCAGAAAATGTGATGTTGTATAAATGGTTACCGCAACGTGCTATATTAC AACATccaaatgtaaaattgttcATAAGTCATGGTGGAATGAGTGGAATATATGAAACTGTAAGCGCGGGAGTTCCAGTACTTGGCATGCCGTTATTTTACGATCAGCCGAGAAACATTCAAAACCTAGTGGACCTCGGTATGGCTTTGTCTATGGAAATCAATAACTTGACTCGAACAACACTATATGAAGCCATAAACCGATTAATCAAAGATCAAAG TTTTTCGGAAAACGCCAAACGGGTGTCGTCCCTGTTCCGAGACCGCCCCATGACGCCCTCCGAATCCGTCGTCTACTGGGTCGAGTATTTGATTCGACACGGTACTGAAGCCAACATCCGGCCTTTGTCGGCCGACTCGTCGTGGACTAGCCACTTCATGTTGGACATATGTGTTGCACTGACAACGGCGTTGCTGATACTATGGTTCCTGAAGCGCGCCATCGCGCACGCGGTGTTCAACAAATCCATTCCGTCCGCCGTGAAATGA